The sequence TCGGCAATCCAGTTCGAGACGGGCGCGGTCGCGCTTCCGAGTTTCGCTAGCGTCTCGAAGTTGCCGAACAGGCGTTTGCCGAGGTCGAGACCGCCCGGCTCCTCGTCGGGTGTGAGCCCCTCGACGAGGAAGTCCGCGCCCTCGGGTTCCTCGCCGCGGTTGATGCGGTCACGGACCACCGTGTTGATCCACGGGATGTCGATTTTCGTCGGACAGCCGTTGACACACCGGGAACAGCCGGTACAGAAGTCGTTGAACTCGGCGGCGGAGTCCAGCCCTTCGATTCCCGCCTCCCACCCCGTGCCGATACCGCCGGAGTAGGTTTCGCCGCCGAAGGCGTGGCCGCCGACGTGCTGGAAGTTGGCACACGAGTTCGAACACTGCCCACACCGGATGCAGTACAGCGTCTCCCGCAGTTGCTCGTCTTCGCGCATCGCCATCCGGCCGTTGTCGATAAGGACGAGGTGGAAGTCGCGGTCCGAATCGCGCTCGGACAGCGGCGTCTCGTCGTCGTCGAAGTCGAGCGTCGGCGAGTCGACCGGCGGCGTGAGCAGGGAGACGTAGGCCGTGAGGTCCTGGCCCGTCCCTGACCGCGCGAGCAGTTCCAGAAACGGCGAGAGGTCGTCCGTCGAGGGCACGATTTTTTCGACCCCTGCGACGGCGACGTGGGTGTCGGGCGTGACCGCACATTTCCGGGCGTTGCCCTCGCTGGTGACGAGCGCCATCGTCCCGGTGTCGGCGGCGATGAAGTTGGCGCCGGTCATCCCCACGTCGGCGTCGCGGATCAGTTCGCCGAGGCGTTCCCGCGCGAAACTGGTGAGTTCGTCCGCCGTCTCGAGCGGCGTCTCGGGATCGAACCGCTCGTTGAACAGGTCGGCGATGCTCCCCTCGGAGCGGTGGATGGCGGGCGCGATGAGGTGAGAGGGCGCCTCGTCGGCAATCTGGACCACCCACTCGCCGAGGTCCGTCTCCACCACGTCGACGCCGTTGGCTTCGAGCGCCTCGTTGACGTCGAGCTCCTCGGTGGTCATCGACTTGCTCTTGACCACGCGGTCGGCGTCGGCGTCGTCGGTCACCTCGCGGATGTACCGATTGGCGTCGGCGGCGTCGTCGGCGACGTACACCGTGCCGCCGTTCGCTTCGACCGATTCCCGCAACTCATCGATGAGTTCGGGCAGGCGGTCGATGGCGTCCTCTTTGATCTCTCGGACCTGGTCCCGGAGATCCTCGTAGTTCTCCAGGCCCGCCACGGCCGCCTGCCGGTTCCGGTTGAACTCCTTGGTGTTCTCTTCGATGGCGGGCCCCTCGGTCGCCATCAAGCGTCGGATCTCGGCCGCTTTGTCGCCCTTACTCATCGAGCATCACCACGTGGACCGCTTCGGGGCCGTGCGCCCCGAGGACGAGTTCACCCATGTCGGCGGTGGCGCTCGGCCCGGTGGCGACGATGGCGCTCTCGCCGTGGTCGCGCGCCGCGTCGCCGAAGCGGTCCATCGCCTCGGGCAGGTCGGGGAGAACGTCGCTCGCGCGGACGACGGGCACGTGGAGTTCGGGGTAGAGACTGACGGGTTCCGCCCCATCGGCGGTGGAGGGCAGGAGGACGCTCCCGTAGTTCGCGACGCCGAAGGAGGCGGGGGTGACGCCGGTCGCGGCGCGTTCCAGGGCGGCAGGGGTCGGATCCACGGTGACGTTGTCGGGGTACGATACGTCGAAGGGAAGCGAGACGCCGACGGCCGGCTCGCGCACGAGTCCGTCGAGCGTCTCCGCGAAATCGTCCACCGTCACCCGGGTGCAGTCGACGCCGAGTTCGGCGAGGGAGTCCTCGAACGTCGACAGTGTCGGGTTCGTGTTCGTGGTGGCCATGGACGGGCGTTGTTGCGCTGGGGCTTTGGTGCTTCGGTCCCGTGCTGTGCGCTAACGGTGCCCGCGATGGGTCAAAAAACGGTGATGGTGGGCCGCGATACGGACTGTTGGAAGTCAGTTCCGGCGGTCGTCGACCGCCGGGGCACAGTCACAACAGCCGTCTCAGAACAGCCCGGGGAACAGGACGTAGCTGAACAGCATCGCGAGGACGCCGACGGCGATGGAGTAGTACAGTAGCGGGATGAGGTTGTACCGCATCACGCGACCCTCCGAGCCGACGAGCCCGACGGTCGCCACCGCGGCGACGATGTTGTGAACCGCGACCAGATTGCCGATGGCGCCGCCGACCGCCTGAGCGCCGACGATGATCTGTGTCGGGAGTCCGAGTTGCTGTGCGGCCTCGAACTGGAACCCGCCGAAGGTGATGTTCGAGACGGTGTTCGATCCCGCCATCGCGGCGCCGAGTGCACCGATGAGCGCCGCGACGAAGGGGTAGGCCGGTCCCAGGAAACTGGCCGTCACCGTTGCGAGGACGACGATCATGCTGCCCGTTTCGGGGGCACCCGGATGCGCACCGGAGTTGATCATCACCTGCACCATCGCGATGACGAAGATCAGCGCGATGAACGGCGCGACGATCTTTTGGGCCGTCTCCGTCCAGGCGGCGGTAACCTCCTCGGCCGTCATGCCGAAGATCGGAATCGCGAGGACGGCACTGACGATGAGCCAGAACCCGGGGACGTTCATCCACGCGATGCTGTTGCCGAGCGATGTCCCGAGGATGTCGCTCCAGGTGATGACGAACCACGAACTGTTGATGAACGACGAGACGGGCGCGACGGCGCGCGTGACGACGAGCAGGACGACGAGAAGCAGGTACGGCGACCACGCCTTCAGCAGGGACATCTCGGTCGCGCTCGCGGTCCCGCCGTCGGTGACGGCCTCGGTATCGGGGGCGCTCCCGTTCTGTCCGGGTTCGATCGTTCCGACCCAGTGGTCGGGCCACTCCTCGCGTGGCGGGAAGTCCCAGTGCGTATCGGGGAGCAGGTAACCGGCCCGGAGCACGCTGAGGACGATGGCGCCGCCGACCATCGAGCCGATGAGGCTGGGGAACTCGGCGGTGATGAACCAGGCCGACAGCCAGTACGGGACGGCGAAGCTGATCCCCGCGAACAGACAGAGCGGGGCGACCTCCCAGGCCGGCTTCAGCGATCGGTCTTCGCCGCCGAAGAAGTAGACGACCATCCCGACGGCGAACAGGGGCATCACGAAGCCGACCAGTGCGTGGTAGGTCGCGGCCCACGCCGCGACCTGGTTCGAGTATTCGGTGACGGTGAACCCGCCCGCCTGGATCACGTCGCCGAAGCCAGCGGCGGACAGCGGGTCGCGGATGCCGACGACGATGGGGGTGCCAACGGCGCCGTACGTGACGGCGATGATGTGACCGATGATCGCTGCGATGACCGCCGCCAGCGCCGGGAAGCCGAGACCCAGCAACAGCGGTGCGACGACCGCGGCGGGCGTCCCGAACCCGGCAGCCCCCTCGATGAACGTCGCGAGGAAGAAGCCGATGAGAACGATCTGTACCCGGCGGTCGTCGCTGACCGCCGCGAACCCTCGGTTGATGCGGTCGAACGCCCCGGCTTCCATCAGCGTGTACAGGAGCAACAGCGCGCCGAAGACGATCCAGAGGATCTCGACGGCCGTCATCACGCCGACGATGGAGCCCGCGGCCAGCCACTCCGTGGGCATGTCCCAGGCCACGTAACCGACGACCAGCGCCGAGAGCCACGCAATCGGCATCGCTCGCGTCGCCGGCCAGAGGAGACCGACCAGCATCATGCCCGCGAGTAGCAGCGGCAGTGCCGCCAGAATCGTCTCTCCAGTAGTCACCACACTCGATTCACCCGATTAGACCGCAGTATAGCCGATATGGCCAGCGTTCGCATAATACGTGCGGTGGGTGTTAGTCATTGGTTATAAATCAACTGGAATTATTTCCGTTATGTATTATATACATCCATATTATTTGAAATATTGTCTGTATGTGTGATATATTTTTTATTTCTTTGTGACACTACGTGTCGTCGGACGCCCTGCCCGCTCTCCCGCCGCAGCGCATGGCGGGGCCGAGACCGACCTCGGAGTACCGGCATTTTATGCGACCATGGACCAACTGAGAGCCAATGGCAACGACTGGGGACTCCCTCGACGACCCCGCGTCGGAGGGCGATTACGACTATCGGAGCGACGATGTCGACCGGCCGGGGATGGTCGACGACCTCGAAACGCTGCTCGACGGCGACGTACGTTTCGACGACTACTCTCGACAGCTGTACGCGACCGACGCGAGCGCCTACGAAGTGACGCCAGTGGGCGTCGTCTTCCCGACGTCGACCGACGATGTCGTCGCGGCCGTCGAATACTGCGCCGACCGGGGGATTCCGGTTCTCCCGCGGGGTGGCGGCACCAGCCTCGCCGGGCAGACCGTCAACGAGGCCGTCGTCGTCGACTTCTCGCGGCATATGACCGACGTGCTCGCGGTCGACCCCGGCGAGGGACGCGCTCGCGCCCACCCCGGCGTGAACCTCGGCGATCTCAACGCCGAACTCGAGCCACACGACCTGAAGTTCGCCCCGGACCCCG comes from Haloplanus sp. XH21 and encodes:
- a CDS encoding L-lactate permease, whose translation is MVTTGETILAALPLLLAGMMLVGLLWPATRAMPIAWLSALVVGYVAWDMPTEWLAAGSIVGVMTAVEILWIVFGALLLLYTLMEAGAFDRINRGFAAVSDDRRVQIVLIGFFLATFIEGAAGFGTPAAVVAPLLLGLGFPALAAVIAAIIGHIIAVTYGAVGTPIVVGIRDPLSAAGFGDVIQAGGFTVTEYSNQVAAWAATYHALVGFVMPLFAVGMVVYFFGGEDRSLKPAWEVAPLCLFAGISFAVPYWLSAWFITAEFPSLIGSMVGGAIVLSVLRAGYLLPDTHWDFPPREEWPDHWVGTIEPGQNGSAPDTEAVTDGGTASATEMSLLKAWSPYLLLVVLLVVTRAVAPVSSFINSSWFVITWSDILGTSLGNSIAWMNVPGFWLIVSAVLAIPIFGMTAEEVTAAWTETAQKIVAPFIALIFVIAMVQVMINSGAHPGAPETGSMIVVLATVTASFLGPAYPFVAALIGALGAAMAGSNTVSNITFGGFQFEAAQQLGLPTQIIVGAQAVGGAIGNLVAVHNIVAAVATVGLVGSEGRVMRYNLIPLLYYSIAVGVLAMLFSYVLFPGLF
- a CDS encoding LUD domain-containing protein codes for the protein MATTNTNPTLSTFEDSLAELGVDCTRVTVDDFAETLDGLVREPAVGVSLPFDVSYPDNVTVDPTPAALERAATGVTPASFGVANYGSVLLPSTADGAEPVSLYPELHVPVVRASDVLPDLPEAMDRFGDAARDHGESAIVATGPSATADMGELVLGAHGPEAVHVVMLDE
- a CDS encoding LUD domain-containing protein, which codes for MSKGDKAAEIRRLMATEGPAIEENTKEFNRNRQAAVAGLENYEDLRDQVREIKEDAIDRLPELIDELRESVEANGGTVYVADDAADANRYIREVTDDADADRVVKSKSMTTEELDVNEALEANGVDVVETDLGEWVVQIADEAPSHLIAPAIHRSEGSIADLFNERFDPETPLETADELTSFARERLGELIRDADVGMTGANFIAADTGTMALVTSEGNARKCAVTPDTHVAVAGVEKIVPSTDDLSPFLELLARSGTGQDLTAYVSLLTPPVDSPTLDFDDDETPLSERDSDRDFHLVLIDNGRMAMREDEQLRETLYCIRCGQCSNSCANFQHVGGHAFGGETYSGGIGTGWEAGIEGLDSAAEFNDFCTGCSRCVNGCPTKIDIPWINTVVRDRINRGEEPEGADFLVEGLTPDEEPGGLDLGKRLFGNFETLAKLGSATAPVSNWIADAAPARWALERVAGVDARRDLPEFQRETLVEWFEHRTSTVSDPTREAVLYPDVYTNHVQVERGKAAVRALEALGVDVRVPAVRSSGRAPLSQGMIATAEDHAHDVYGSLAEHIDAGRDVVVIEPSDLAMFDREYERFLAEDSAERLQEHSYEIMEYVYGLLENGADADALPSGDGREIAYHAHCQQRTLGLEGHTVAVLEDLSHDVVTSDVECCGMAGSFGYKDTYYELSMDVGDDLAEQFTTAETRDRTVVASGTSCLEQLDALLSRPSTHPVELISPAESANN